The following nucleotide sequence is from Coffea eugenioides isolate CCC68of chromosome 10, Ceug_1.0, whole genome shotgun sequence.
TTTAAAGAAATCAGATAAATTCACTTTGTCCCCTGAACCTTAGGGATTCAATAACCACTTTGCACCTCCCAAAGTAACACTAAACTaagttacttttaaaaaaaattcaaagaaagtgTTTGGTCAAATGCATGTTGGAGCGAAAGGGAAAAGACCATTTTATCCTAATTGAGTggtaaaattacaaaatttccaCACAATTAGAGGGAATAAAAGAAGTGCAAGTCAcatgagcaaaaaaaaaaaagagagagagagagagagagagaagagaaaaaagaagagagagatagagagaaacAAATAGGATAGAAACATCTAAATTTTAGTCGTGCCTACTCTTCAACCTACAATCAACCATTAATCACCATGATTGATTGAATCTATTGAGGAGATGAATTTAGAGAAAATGAGAAAGTTCCCATATGTAAGAAGCGAAGAAGGCGAAATAAAAGTAATACATGTGATTGGCCTTAAGTAAATGAAATTTTCGTGAACTTGAATGTGACTCTGGATGTTCTTGTTCTCATCAAAAGCTATTTTTGTTTTGCTGAAGTACAAAAATAGACTTGAAATTTGGCCATTTCATAATGGTGTAAATATAGAGGGGGCAAAGTGCCTATTTTATGGGTTGATGGGGAAAAAGTGAACCAACCAACAGGAGTCAGGGGCAAAGTGAatataaccaaaacaaaaattggaaaaaaaaaaaattcgttcTCCCATAGTCCCCTTAATTAATTAGTAGAAGATCTGAGATGCTAAAACCCCGCTAAAACCTTCCAACGCCGATAGCCGCCACGCCACAGTAAGATGCATTTCCTCCTCCGTCGCCTTCGACATTCCGACCACCACCACTACCAGTTGCAGCTTCGATGCCTCTACGACGCGGCGGCTTCGGTGAAATGCGTCCGTGACAGGGGACTCGACCACGCAGTCGAGAGAGAAAGAAACCTTAAGCCAGTGCTGAACCTAAAAAATCTCATAAAATCAGAGCCTTCAAAGTCTCTCCCGCTGTCGCTGATATCTCAATCCAGAGATTCTCTTAAAATTCCAATTCGTCCCATTGAATTCATCCGAAAATTCCCTTCAATTTTTGAAGAATTTCTCCCTGGTGGCATTGGCATTCAACCACACATCAAGCTGACCCCGGAAGTGCTGAATTACGACAAGGAAGAAGAAATTATCTACCAAAGTGTAAACTACAGGCAAGATGTTGCTGACCGTCttttaaagcttttgatgaTTCGTAGAATTAACAGCATTCCACTGAGTATCATTGATGGGCTGAGGTGGGAACTGGGTTTGCCTCAAGATTATGTAAAAACTGTTGTTCCGGAATTTCCAGATTATTTTAGAGTGAGAGATGATGCAAATGGAGGGTTTTTGGAGTTAGTTTGTTGGAGCAATGAGCTTGCAGTTTCAGCCTTGGAAAAGGGGAAGGAGCCAATTGAGTTTACTTTCAAGTATTCCAATGGTTTTGAGATGGATAAGAAATATAAAAAATGGGTGGATGAGTGGCGAAAGTTGCCATACATCTCACCTTATGAAAATGCCCTGCATCTTGCGCCAAAAAGTGATGACTCCGATAAGTGGGCAGTCGCAGTTTTACATGAGATTCTTAATCTTTTTCTTGGAAGTAAAGGAGAGAGGGAGAGTGTACTTAGCTTAGGCGAGTGGTTGGGGCTCAGGTCGAGGTTTAAGAGGGCATTGTTACAACATCCGGGGATATTCTACGTGTCAAGTAAGATTGGAACTCATACGGTGGTTTTGAAGGAGGCTTATAAAAGGGGCATGTTGATTAAGAAGGTTCCTTTGATGGACATGAGGTACAAGTATGTTCAATTGATGAACTTGGTGAAGGAGGATAAAAGATCGAAGAGTGTAGAGCAAAAGAAGAGTCGTGATCTGAAGGGAGATCAAGGGGAAGAAGCATTGGAAGATGATGAAAGTCGTGCGGAAGAAGATGAGGAAATGCATGATTTGTCTGATGAGGAGAGTGATTGTGAATATGAAGAAAGAATGAATTCAAAAAATAGGGGAAACTTATCAGGGAAAAGATATAAAGAGAAGGAGTCTCCAAGAACTGTGTTGGGAAGATCACCTGGAAGAAACTCGTCCCAAAATGCAGGCAAAAGTAACACTAAAT
It contains:
- the LOC113750393 gene encoding protein WHAT'S THIS FACTOR 9, mitochondrial, whose translation is MHFLLRRLRHSDHHHYQLQLRCLYDAAASVKCVRDRGLDHAVERERNLKPVLNLKNLIKSEPSKSLPLSLISQSRDSLKIPIRPIEFIRKFPSIFEEFLPGGIGIQPHIKLTPEVLNYDKEEEIIYQSVNYRQDVADRLLKLLMIRRINSIPLSIIDGLRWELGLPQDYVKTVVPEFPDYFRVRDDANGGFLELVCWSNELAVSALEKGKEPIEFTFKYSNGFEMDKKYKKWVDEWRKLPYISPYENALHLAPKSDDSDKWAVAVLHEILNLFLGSKGERESVLSLGEWLGLRSRFKRALLQHPGIFYVSSKIGTHTVVLKEAYKRGMLIKKVPLMDMRYKYVQLMNLVKEDKRSKSVEQKKSRDLKGDQGEEALEDDESRAEEDEEMHDLSDEESDCEYEERMNSKNRGNLSGKRYKEKESPRTVLGRSPGRNSSQNAGKSNTKFHLRTEIQDCKSACGGSLERFNVPRRKNKSVSRERAST